From the Patescibacteria group bacterium genome, one window contains:
- a CDS encoding carbohydrate kinase family protein encodes MEEIWSGQGRNKKSITQVFEMNPRFDLISIGDTTLDVFLELEQEVKVVREKNGTKYLGLAYAEKIPVKKLTNVLAVGNSANVAVGGSRLGLKTALYTVLGNDEIGEEMAKVLKKEGVFKDYIVFDKKKKSNFSAVLNYKAERTILVYHEHRNYNLPNLGSTKWLYYSSLAEGHSKLHSQIPQYIKKSKAKLGFNPGSHQLNEGLRKLRPILKACTVLFVNREEAQTLVGREKNIKKLMEKLHKEGPKIVVITEGPKGSYASDGKNLYHLKIFPAPLVERTGAGDSFSTGFLSALAYGKKIPDAMRWGTVNSASVIQKIGAREGLLHKNEMQKILKRHPGFRPKKLS; translated from the coding sequence AAGAAATATGGTCTGGACAAGGAAGGAACAAAAAAAGCATTACTCAAGTTTTTGAAATGAACCCTCGCTTTGACTTAATTTCTATAGGAGATACCACCTTAGACGTATTCTTGGAACTGGAGCAGGAGGTGAAGGTGGTGCGCGAAAAGAATGGAACAAAGTATCTTGGTTTAGCGTATGCAGAAAAGATTCCCGTAAAAAAGCTCACCAATGTGCTTGCAGTGGGGAATTCAGCCAACGTTGCGGTGGGAGGTTCTCGTCTTGGTCTAAAAACTGCCCTGTATACAGTATTGGGGAATGACGAAATTGGAGAAGAAATGGCAAAGGTGCTTAAAAAAGAAGGAGTTTTTAAAGACTACATTGTTTTTGATAAAAAGAAAAAGAGCAACTTTTCTGCGGTTTTAAACTACAAAGCAGAGCGGACTATTTTGGTATATCATGAACACCGAAACTACAATCTTCCCAACCTGGGTTCTACAAAGTGGTTGTACTATAGTTCTTTAGCTGAGGGCCATAGCAAACTTCATTCTCAGATTCCACAATATATAAAGAAGAGTAAGGCAAAGCTGGGATTCAACCCGGGTTCCCATCAGCTCAATGAAGGATTGCGGAAACTACGCCCCATTCTTAAGGCGTGCACGGTATTGTTTGTGAACCGAGAGGAAGCACAGACACTGGTAGGAAGAGAGAAGAATATTAAGAAGTTAATGGAGAAACTCCACAAAGAAGGGCCCAAGATAGTTGTTATCACAGAGGGTCCCAAGGGTTCCTATGCCTCTGATGGAAAGAATTTGTACCATCTTAAGATTTTCCCTGCACCCTTGGTAGAACGCACAGGGGCTGGAGATAGTTTTTCCACTGGCTTTCTTTCAGCTTTAGCTTACGGGAAAAAGATTCCAGATGCCATGCGCTGGGGCACGGTGAACTCAGCTTCTGTGATTCAAAAGATAGGGGCCAGGGAAGGCCTTTTGCACAAGAATGAGATGCAGAAGATTCTTAAGCGGCACCCTGGGTTTAGGCCAAAAAAACTCTCATGA
- a CDS encoding D-glycerate dehydrogenase, translated as MKYRVFAAEEVPEVALRLLRKQGYSVQVGGNLKRKAKGVEAVLCLLTDNVNGKLMDAIGPQLKVISNCAVGLDNINLKAAKKRGIVVTNTPDVLTVAVAEHTIALLFSRARRVAEADRFMRQGKFKGWEPLLFLGSEISQKTLGIVGLGRIGVEVAKRMHDGFGLKILYYDVKRNQKLEKEFGLQYRGLQKLLRESDFVSLHVPMLSSTRHLIGKKELEAMKKTAYLINTARGPVVDEKALVLALKTNRIRGAALDVFENEPKLAPGLIKLKNVVLTPHIASATEETRDAMAELAAKNIIMVLENL; from the coding sequence ATGAAGTATCGTGTGTTTGCGGCAGAAGAAGTGCCCGAGGTAGCCCTCAGACTTTTGAGGAAACAAGGGTACAGTGTTCAGGTTGGAGGAAATCTAAAAAGGAAAGCTAAGGGAGTAGAGGCCGTGCTCTGTCTCTTGACCGATAATGTTAACGGAAAGCTTATGGATGCCATAGGACCTCAACTTAAGGTTATCTCAAACTGTGCAGTAGGGTTAGATAATATTAATCTCAAGGCCGCAAAAAAAAGGGGGATTGTGGTAACCAATACTCCAGACGTACTGACTGTGGCAGTGGCAGAACACACCATAGCCCTGCTGTTTTCAAGGGCCCGCCGTGTGGCAGAGGCCGACAGGTTCATGCGCCAAGGAAAATTCAAGGGCTGGGAACCCTTACTCTTTTTGGGCTCTGAAATCTCGCAAAAGACCTTAGGGATTGTGGGCCTGGGAAGGATTGGCGTAGAAGTGGCAAAAAGAATGCATGATGGTTTTGGCTTAAAGATTTTGTACTATGACGTAAAGAGAAACCAGAAACTGGAGAAGGAATTCGGTCTCCAGTATAGGGGTTTGCAGAAGCTTTTGCGGGAATCGGACTTTGTGAGTTTGCACGTGCCCATGCTTTCTTCCACCCGTCATCTGATAGGAAAGAAGGAGTTAGAAGCAATGAAGAAAACCGCCTATCTTATTAACACCGCACGAGGGCCAGTGGTAGACGAGAAGGCTTTGGTGCTTGCCCTAAAAACAAACAGGATTAGGGGAGCTGCCTTGGATGTGTTTGAAAACGAGCCAAAGCTTGCCCCGGGATTGATAAAACTCAAGAACGTGGTGCTGACCCCGCACATTGCCTCTGCCACAGAAGAAACAAGGGATGCCATGGCAGAGCTTGCTGCAAAGAATATTATCATGGTGTTAGAAAACCTATGA
- a CDS encoding bifunctional phosphoglucose/phosphomannose isomerase, whose amino-acid sequence MIKEAIENFASQFAYNPVIENQKNWQKFEKFLLVGMGGSHLQGGIMRMLKPSLDFMIHQDYGLPPYASKDRLVIVSSYSGNTEETVSAFKEAVEKGFPLAVSSVGGKLIELAKEHQVPYVQIPDTGIQPRSAIGYTLRALLKLTGEEELLRESSELAARLRPKEFEDAGKALAKRLFGKIPVVYSSRRNQPIAYNWKIKFNESAKIPAFYNVFPELNHNEMAGFSAKGGPASFNHLFCVILLKDTKDHPRIQKRMEVTEQLYRERGVQVETKELEGKSLPERIFSSLLLADWTAWYTAKEYRTEPEEVVMIEEFKKQIAK is encoded by the coding sequence ATGATTAAGGAAGCGATTGAGAACTTTGCCAGCCAGTTTGCATATAATCCTGTCATTGAAAACCAAAAGAACTGGCAGAAGTTTGAAAAGTTTTTGCTGGTGGGCATGGGAGGCTCTCATCTACAGGGTGGCATTATGCGCATGCTAAAACCCTCTTTGGATTTTATGATTCACCAGGACTACGGCTTGCCGCCTTACGCCAGCAAGGATCGTCTGGTTATCGTTTCCTCATATTCTGGTAATACAGAAGAAACAGTTAGTGCATTCAAGGAAGCTGTAGAAAAGGGATTCCCTTTGGCTGTGAGTTCTGTGGGAGGAAAGCTCATTGAGTTGGCAAAAGAACATCAGGTACCATATGTGCAGATCCCGGATACAGGCATTCAGCCGCGCTCTGCCATTGGGTATACCCTAAGAGCGCTGCTCAAACTCACAGGGGAAGAAGAGTTGCTGCGGGAGTCCTCAGAGCTTGCGGCCCGTTTGCGCCCCAAGGAGTTTGAGGATGCAGGAAAAGCGTTGGCCAAGCGTCTTTTTGGAAAGATTCCTGTGGTATACAGCTCAAGACGCAACCAGCCTATTGCGTACAACTGGAAGATTAAGTTTAACGAATCAGCAAAGATTCCCGCCTTTTACAACGTCTTCCCAGAGCTCAACCACAACGAGATGGCAGGGTTTTCCGCCAAAGGCGGACCCGCCTCATTTAATCATCTCTTTTGTGTTATCCTTCTCAAAGACACAAAAGACCACCCAAGAATTCAAAAGAGAATGGAGGTGACAGAACAGCTATACCGCGAGCGCGGAGTTCAGGTGGAAACAAAAGAATTGGAAGGGAAGAGCTTGCCAGAGCGCATCTTCTCTTCCTTGCTGTTGGCAGACTGGACTGCTTGGTATACAGCAAAAGAGTACAGAACTGAGCCAGAGGAAGTTGTCATGATAGAGGAATTCAAAAAACAGATTGCAAAGTAA